In Helianthus annuus cultivar XRQ/B chromosome 8, HanXRQr2.0-SUNRISE, whole genome shotgun sequence, a single genomic region encodes these proteins:
- the LOC110871206 gene encoding rop guanine nucleotide exchange factor 14, producing the protein MLDTMTNTEHWYEEGSRSEGKNKSVEEGERWWLPMPRVPVGGLSVGERKRLLNQAKLVHQIFKAAKSINETILAEMPIPKIIGQALPKSGKANLGDDLYRTLNTASYSAVGMLNSLNIKSEHNALVTINRLEAAIYAWKERVSIQKTSTKSPARTVWSFKDPSELNKIEFLINRAEVLMQQIRNRYPNLPQSFLHVMKIQYGKDIAYAILEAYSRVLGNLAFNILARIGDICHEDEAVDPNSPMPLGFSGIVSARHTLFDKMNYIDGKLSLLKAKKASYTPFLGDETNTDSIAATSSRIPHCCIGKEVCYTPPKMSP; encoded by the exons ATGCTAGATACAATGACAAATACCGAGCATTGGTATGAAGAAGGTAGCCGATCAGAAGGAAAAAACAAGAGTGTTGAAGAAGGCGAAAGATGGTGGCTTCCAATGCCACGAGTACCCGTAGGTGGACTCTCTGTTGGCGAGAGGAAAAGGTTGCTGAATCAGGCGAAATTGGTTCACCAAATATTCAAGGCTGCCAAATCTATAAATGAAACCATCCTGGCTGAAATGCCTATACCAAAGATCATTGGACAGGCACTTCCTAAG TCTGGAAAGGCAAACCTTGGTGATGATCTTTATAGGACTCTAAATACAGCCTCTTACTCAGCTGTAGGAATGCTGAATTCACTTAACATAAAGTCTGAACACAATGCCCTGGTAACCATTAACAGACTAGAAGCCGCAATATACGCATGGAAAGAAAGAGTCTCGATACAAAAAACCAGCACTAAATCTCCAGCAAGAACAGTATGGTCCTTCAAAGATCCTTCGGAGCTCAATAAGATCGAGTTTCTGATAAACCGAGCTGAAGTTCTTATGCAGCAAATTAGAAACCGATACCCAAACCTTCCTCAATCCTTTCTCCATGTCATGAAAATCCAATACGGAAAG GATATCGCCTACGCGATTTTAGAAGCATATTCTCGGGTTCTTGGAAACTTGGCATTTAACATACTCGCTAGAATTGGAGACATTTGTCACGAGGATGAAGCTGTCGATCCTAACTCACCGATGCCATTGGGATTCTCAGGCATTGTAAGTGCAAGGCACACACTCTTTGATAAGATGAACTACATAGATGGAAAACTGAGTTTGTTAAAAGCTAAAAAGGCTTCGTATACGCCATTCTTAGGTGATGAAACAAATACAGATTCAATCGCAGCGACATCTAGTCGAATCCCTCATTGTTGTATAGGTAAAGAGGTTTGTTATACACCCCCTAAAATGTCACCTTAG